Proteins from a single region of Dictyostelium discoideum AX4 chromosome 5 chromosome, whole genome shotgun sequence:
- the lis1 gene encoding WD40 repeat-containing protein (lissencephaly type-1-like homology (LisH) motif-containing protein): protein MVLTSKQKEELNGSILDYFESSQYKSSFEEFKKETGTELDVKKKGLLEKKWTSVIRLQKKVLDLEAKVAQLEEELNSGGGRGGGRGRGKEDALPRPPEKHILTGHRNCINSVKFHPSFSLMVSASEDATIKVWDFESGEFERTLKGHTNAVQDIDFDKTGNLLASCSADLTIKLWDFQTYDCVKTLHGHDHNVSCVRFTPSGDQLISSSRDKTIKVWEAATGYCIKTLVGHEDWVRKITVSEDGSCIASCSNDQTIKTWNIVKGECLATYREHSHVVECLAFSTANIIDIPGSLLSTPEGKSKVKQGPGGNLVGQCGYLATGSRDKTIKIWELATGRCLATYIGHDNWVRAVRFHPCGKFLLSVGDDKTIRVWDIAQGRCIKTINEAHTHFISCLDFCLHNPHIATGGVDDVIKVWKLQ from the exons atggtaTTAACTTCAAAACAAAAGGAGGAatt gaATGGATCAATTTTAGATTATTTTGAATCATCACAATATAAATCAAGttttgaagaatttaaaaaagaaacagGTACAGAGTTAGATGTTAAAAAGAAAGGATTATTAGAGAAGAAATGGACATCAGTTATTAGATTACAGAAAAAGGTATTAGATTTAGAGGCAAAGGTAGCACAATTGgaagaagaattaaataGTGGAGGAGGTAGAGGAGGTGGTAGAGGTAGAGGTAAAGAGGATGCATTACCAAGGCCACCAGAGAAACACATATTAACAGGACACAGAAATTGTATCAACAGTGTTAAATTTCATCCATCATTTTCACTGATGGTATCAGCATCAGAGGATGCAACCATCAAAGTTTGGGATTTCGAGAGTGGAGAGTTTGAACGTACCCTAAAGGGTCATACAAATGCGGTACAAGATATAGATTTCGATAAAACTGGTAATTTATTGGCCTCTTGTTCGGCCGATCTCACCATTAAACTATGGGATTTTCAAACATACGATTGCGTTAAAACCTTACATGGTCATGATCACAATGTAAGTTGTGTTCGTTTCACCCCATCAGGTGATCAATTGATCTCATCGAGTAGAGATAAAACCATAAAGGTTTGGGAAGCAGCCACCGGTTATTGCATTAAAACTTTGGTAGGTCATGAGGATTGGGTTAGAAAAATTACAGTTTCAGAGGATGGCAGTTGTATAGCTTCTTGTTCAAACGATCAAACCATTAAAACTTGGAATATTGTTAAAGGTGAATGTCTTGCAACTTACAGAGAACATAGTCATGTTGTTGAATGTTTAGCTTTTTCAACTGCAAACATTATAGATATACCAGGTTCTCTCCTATCAACCCCCGAAGGTAAATCAAAAGTTAAACAAGGTCCTGGTGGTAATTTAGTTGGTCAATGTGGTTATTTAGCTACTGGTTCAAGagataaaactattaaaatttgggAATTGGCTACTGGTCGTTGTTTAGCAACTTAT attGGTCATGATAATTGGGTTAGGGCTGTAAGATTCCATCCATGtggtaaatttttattaagcgttggtgatgataaaaCAATAAGAGTTTGGGATATTGCTCAAGGTAGATGTATCAAAACTATAAATGAAGCTCATACACATTTCATATCATGTTTAGATTTTTGTTTACACAATCCGCATATTGCCACAGGTGGAGTTGATGATGTAATAAAAGTTTGgaaattacaataa
- the gxcI gene encoding RhoGEF domain-containing protein yields MRKNSTSNPSPSHQFLTPPKNTTTVVNNNNNTFVNKNKIINENSNQKMFSVGSLVNQIDKNQQQQQQQQQQTHQVLPQRKFSGVSTMISKYNEQQPSSSSSTASSSSSPSLPPKPLLSTINNINNSGSANNNTPSNLSPNTLSPTSIIKKNNNNNISGSPSPSPSPAPTPTILSPLPSPRRQLPTRPPSPLPKLPSRPTSPVPPNPDEALNTTTTNNNNNNNNNNNNNNNNNNNNNNNNNNNNNSDNNYISKLGSHSVKTLPIPPPNDKPAPPPRPWSSSGTLTTPPTIATTKTSTNINSTNVKYQTLSPSSTTATTATTTTTINNNVTTPPTTPPSQTIAFNNNNNNNNNNNNNNNNNNNSNNNKPLPPTSTKPPRPKIAPRNDISPIPVTSLSTANITNTPTVVIEQTPIIAPIQDSQNIAASDLRTLRQRTFTRKQASMKLNGEDFSSLSLSTTPTSVSPSTPSSANPTPSTTPPSMSPSNSVSNEFLTINSNENINNDLINSFNSDDSNNSNNSNSSLSLASASSSASTTTTSTNSLNDTSFNNISININPNNGLSVSNFISSHKKKTSFISGTLRRDTLDIKTILIEKINVQYTITTQLSQKPSRKSLLPPINSSTSFNKVIKEIIETEADYIDQMEVIINLYYFAALEMSKYKLMTANDIYQIFSNIEELYYVSLRLYPMLLNIIPVLDHENQYPNIEEIFLYNSKAFQRYGSYLSTHDHSIKVLNSLIDGNNVVNQIFQYVKSLPHSKQLNLQSFLIKPCQRLCKYPLLLRELKKALPPEDDSLEAEEHHKIFQRSLILMEKIVNDINGKMANDNKIQSTVKEIGTKDIEQQLRDQTFLKSSNRIKKLKKKGNKVIVTLYLLSQILIIFEKGTFKKKVKIIPLKNILEIIDIERELQFGISINYLNDNDIQNNNNNNQNNLSSTNDTTSSTPPTTTTTTNSTPTTTTTTTNSTPTVNVNTLSIKLSCDNYQDKLIWLNDIDEAINILKILTGSYKFNVSEKDINININNNNNNNNNNNNNNNNNNNNNNNNNNNNNNNINENNINENNINSNNTSLENSGECINNNINNNNNTSN; encoded by the exons atgagAAAAAATTCAACCTCGAATCCATCTCCCAGCCACCAATTTTTAACTCCACcaaaaaatacaacaacagtggtaaacaataataataatacctttgtaaataaaaataaaattattaatgaaaattctaACCAAAAAATGTTTAGTGTTGGCTCTCTTGTAAatcaaattgataaaaaccaacaacaacaacaacaacaacaacaacaaacacatCAAGTTTTACCTCAAAGGAAAT tttCAGGAGTTTCAACAATgatttcaaaatataatgaacaacaaccatcatcatcatcatcaacagcatcttcatcatcatcaccctCTCTACCACCAAAACCTTTACTATCAACTATaaataacattaataatagtggtagtgccaataataatacaccaagtaatttatcaccaaatacattatcaccaacatctataataaagaagaataataataataatatatcaggctcaccatcaccatcaccatcacctgCTCCTACACCTACAATTTTATCACCATTACCATCACCAAGACGTCAATTACCAACTAGACCACCCTCACCATTACCAAAATTACCATCAAGACCAACTTCACCAGTACCACCAAATCCAGATGAAGCACTAaatactaccaccactaataacaataataataataataataataataataataataataataataataataataataataataataataataataataataatagtgataataattatatttcaaAACTTGGATCACATTCTGTAAAAACTTTaccaataccaccaccaaatgATAAACCTGCACCACCACCGAGACCATGGAGTTCTAGTGGTACTTTAACTACTCCACCAACAATAGCAACTACAaaaacatcaacaaatataaattcaacaaatgtaAAATATCAAActttatcaccatcatcaacaacagcaacaacagcaacaacaacaacaacaataaataataatgtaacaacaccaccaacaactcCACCTTCACAAACCATagcatttaataataataataataataataataataataataataataataataataataataatagtaataataataaacctttACCACCAACATCAACTAAGCCACCAAGACCAAAAATTGCACCAAGAAATGATATATCACCAATACCAGTaacatcattatcaacaGCAAATATAACCAATACACCAACAGTAGTAATTGAACAAACACCAATTATAGCACCAATTCAAGATTCTCAAAATATAGCGGCATCAGATTTAAGAACTCTTAGACAAAGAACCTTTACAAGAAAACAAGCatcaatgaaattaaatggtGAAGATTTTTCATCCTTGTCGTTATCtacaacaccaacatcagtatcaccatcaacaccatcatcagcaaatccaacaccatcaacaacaccaccatcaaTGTCGCCATCAAATTCAGTctcaaatgaatttttaacaatcaatagtaatgaaaatattaataatgatttaattaatagttttaatagtgatgattcaaataattcaaataattcaaacagttcattatcattagcatcagcatcatcatcagcatcaacaacaacaacatcaacaaattcattaaatgatacaagttttaataatatttcaattaatattaatccTAATAATGGATTATCAGTTAGTAATTTTATATCATCacataaaaagaaaacatcATTTATATCAGGTACATTAAGAAGAGATACATTAGATATAAAGACTATATTAATCGAAAAGATAAATGTACAATATACAATCACCACTCAATTATCACAAAAACCAAGtagaaaatcattattaccaccaattaattcatcaacatcatttaATAAGGTGATTAAAGAGATCATTGAAACTGAAGCAGATTATATCGATCAAATGGAggttataattaatttatattatttcgCAGCATTGGAAATgtcaaaatataaattaatgacAGCAAATGATATCTATCAAAtcttttcaaatattgaagaGCTTTACTACGTTTCGTTACGCCTTTACCCAATGTTATTGAATATTATACCAGTGTTGGACCATGAGAATCAGTATCCCAATATTGAAGAGATCTTTCTTTACAATTCAAAAGCATTCCAAAGATATGGCTCATATTTATCAACACATGATCATTCAATCAAAGTTTTGAATTCATTAATCGATGGAAACAATGTAGTGAATCAAATCTTTCAATATGTTAAATCGTTACCACATTCAAAGCAATTGAATCTACAATCATTCCTAATTAAACCATGTCAAAGACTTTGTAAATATCCATTGCTATTAAGAGAGTTGAAAAAGGCATTACCACCAGAAGATGATTCATTGGAGGCTGAAGAACATCATAAAATATTCCAACgttctttaatattaatggAAAAGATCGTCAATGATATCAATGGTAAAATggcaaatgataataaaattcaatcaaCTGTTAAAGAAATTGGTACAAAAGATATTGAACAACAATTACGTGAtcaaacatttttaaaatcttcaaatagaattaaaaaattaaaaaaaaaaggtaataaaGTAATTGTAACTTTATACCTTTTAagtcaaattttaattatctttGAAAAAGGtacctttaaaaaaaaggttaaaattattcctttaaaaaatattttagaaattattgatattgaaagAGAACTTCAATTTggtatttcaattaattatttaaatgataatgatattcaaaataataataataataatcaaaataatttatcttcaacaaatgatacaacatcatcaacaccaccaacaactacaacaactacaaattcaacaccaacaactacaaccacaacaacaaattcaacaccaACTGTAAATGTTAAcacattatcaattaaactTTCTTGTGATAATTATcaagataaattaatttggttaaatgatattgatgaggcaattaatatattaaagattttaactGGTtcttataaatttaatgtctctgaaaaagatattaatattaatattaataataataataataataataataataataataataataataataataataataataataataataataataataataacaacaataataatattaatgaaaataatattaatgaaaataatataaactcAAATAATACAAGTTTAGAAAATAGTGGTGaatgtataaataataatattaataataataataatacctcaaactaa
- the gxcH gene encoding RhoGEF domain-containing protein (pleckstrin homology (PH) domain-containing protein), protein MENINIEYGIDSNLNLDKFQDNEMEIKNLSKSFDNNNNNNSNTNNIKNNNRERSRRKSLSMPLLEPLPKPKRPPVPPRAFLMNDGADEKITNYIPTTPPSINITFEKKEDGDNYDDNYDDNYSGEDIKTSTTPPQFNSPEFNKNKPLPPIPIDQEKEDYHTMAPKPLPRVPSKIETFNDQNNNEGLQNSTSPLSSSPPPLGNLLNTSNGWRSANKPIDSSFSNIAPKRSTTLFDVTNPTIFPSSLNSSGSCCSSSGSGGKSPSNFLNFEPSKPNFENFDDYVFGNDSSELSQSQISPVVRTRRQRVFTRKAATMKLLDNGVDTDDENESELSKKSGTTLDSEPNLKSVSSSNRGSFVISKSSYNLRGSCSDEDDQENQTTNKNNSNNNNNNTTTNNNNNNNNNNNNNKDTLKVTETKHGRTVSLPEEPVSTLIPNATVSKKRPSLFNKFDFKSVIFEKIEEQQQKFESIPSRRSQLPYINDSTIFNKVVKEIIETEADYLDHMEITINFYLFAALEMVKYKILEKRDIFSIFSNFEEVYHISLKIYPMLLNCIPLLEKNQYPNIEEVFLFNSKSFQRYGSYLSSHDSCNKFLQEILLTNQTAAQIFQKLIPICKLNNLHSFLIKPCQRLCKYPLLLKELSKALPKEDEQNHKTIKRTTSLMGKIVSDINGKMKNDTKIQEIIKEIGTKDIEYLLHHQTFIGEGKVKKVNKNGSTSEGTLYLFNQRIVFAEKNSLFNKKATVISLSNISRVCDYDYRYPSGFAIYHNSKKVSTSSSSNLGTLSLGALIIISDEKLKWMNKIEDQIVSERVLAGTYTYVTNHFESFKNLENCSFSQSDSQSDFVDHDIQQEQQEQQQQQQEEEQTRVKIPQIVEPLSQQHDQPKLDHQQSSIQPKLSFPHLKQPKQDEKPIKKPKSPKHKNTEPENFSFY, encoded by the exons ATGGAGAATATTAATATAGAATATGGTATTGatagtaatttaaatttagacAAATTTCAAG ataatgaaatggaaataaaaaatttatcaaaatcatttgataacaataacaataataatagtaataccaataatatcaaaaataataatagagaaAGATCAAGAAGAAAAAGTTTATCCATGCCATTACTTGAACCattaccaaaaccaaaacgtCCACCTGTTCCACCAAGAGCATTTTTAATGAATGATGGTGCAGATGAAAAAATCACTAATTAtataccaacaacaccaccatcaattaatattacatttgaaaaaaaagaagatggTGACAATTATGATGATAATTATGATGACAATTATAGTGGTGAAGATATTAAAACATCAACAACTCCACCACAATTTAATTCAccagaatttaataaaaataaacctcTTCCACCAATACCAATCGATCAAGAGAAAGAAGATTATCACACAATGGCACCTAAACCATTACCAAGAGTACCTTCTAAAATTGAAACTTTTAatgatcaaaataataatgaggGTTTACAAAACTCCACATCTCCATTGTCATCATCGCCACCACCTCTtggaaatttattaaatacatCAAATGGTTGGAGATCGGCAAATAAACCAATCGATagttcattttcaaatatagCACCAAAAAGGTCAACAACTCTATTTGATGTAACAAACCCAACAATATttccatcatcattaaatagtagtggtagttgttgtagtagtagtggaaGTGGTGGTAAATCTCcaagtaattttttaaattttgaaccATCAAAACCTAATTTTGAAAACTTTGATGACTATGTTTTTGGTAATGATTCATCAGAGTTAAGTCAATCACAAATATCACCTGTCGTTAGAACTAGAAGACAAAGAGTTTTTACTAGAAAAGCTGCCACTATGAAATTACTTGATAATGGAGTTGATAccgatgatgaaaatgaatcaGAACTATCCAAAAAGAGTGGTACTACTCTTGATAGTGAACCTAATCTTAAAAGTGTATCTTCTTCTAATAGGGGTTCATTTGTAATTAGTAAAAGTTCATATAATCTTAGAGGTTCTTGtagtgatgaagatgatcaagaaaatcaaacaacaaataaaaataatagcaataataataataacaatactactactaataataataataataataataacaacaataataataacaaggACACATTAAAAGTTACAGAAACAAAACATGGTAGAACTGTAAGTTTACCAGAAGAACCAGTTAGTACATTAATTCCAAATGCAACAGTATCAAAAAAAAGACCAtctctttttaataaatttgatttcaaATCTgttatatttgaaaaaattgaagaacaacaacaaaaatttgAATCAATACCATCAAGAAGATCACAATTACCATATATTAATGATTCAACCATTTTTAATAAGGTTGTTAAAGAAATCATAGAAACTGAGGCAGACTATTTAGACCATATggaaattacaattaatttttatctttttgcCGCATTGGAAATggtaaaatataaaatattggaaaaaagagatattttttcaatcttttcaaattttgaagAAGTTTATcatatttctttaaaaatttatccaATGTTATTAAATTGTATTCCATTATTAGAAAAGAATCAATATCCAAATATTGAagaagtttttttatttaat aGTAAAAGTTTTCAAAGATATGGATCATATTTATCATCACATGATAgttgtaataaatttttacaggaaattttattaacaaatCAAACAGCAGcacaaatatttcaaaaattaataccaATTTGTAAACTAAACAATCtacattcatttttaattaaaccatGTCAAAGACTTTGTAAATAtcctttattattaaaagaattgaGTAAAGCATTACCAAAAGAAGATGAACAAAACCATAAAACCATTAAACGTACAACTTCTTTAATGGGAAAGATTGTCAGTGATATTAATggtaaaatgaaaaatgataCTAAAATCCAAGAAatcattaaagaaattggCACAAAAGATATAGAATATTTATTACATCATCAAACTTTTATAGG agAAGGAAAAGTTAAAAAGGTCAATAAAAATGGTAGTACTTCAGAAGGTAcattgtatttatttaatcaaagAATTGTATTTGCAGAAAAGAactcattatttaataaaaaggcTACTGTAATTTCATTATCCAATATTTCAAGAGTATGCGATTATGACTATAGATACCCAAGTGGATTTGCAATTTAtcataattcaaaaaaagttTCTACTAGTAGTAGTTCAAACTTGGGTACCTTAAGTTTAGGAGCTCTAATTATAATAAGTGATGAAAAACTAAAATGGatgaataaaattgaagatCAAATTGTTTCTGAAAGAGTATTGGCTGGTACATATACTTATGTTACAAACCATTttgaaagttttaaaaatttagaaaattgTTCATTCAGTCAATCTGATTCTCAATCAGATTTTGTTGACCATGATAttcaacaagaacaacaagagcagcaacaacaacaacaggaaGAAGAACAAACTCGAGTTAAAATACCCCAAATTGTAGAACCTCTTTCCCAACAACATGATCAACCAAAATTAGACCATCAACAATCATCAATACAACCAAAACTATCTTTTCCACATTTAAAACAACCAAAACAAGAtgaaaaaccaattaaaaaaccaaaatccCCAAAACACAAAAATACTGAACCAgaaaatttttctttttattga
- a CDS encoding EGF-like domain-containing protein, with product MKKTLLIILILISIIFINNCIAGTCGNGCLNGGTCNSNNQCTCTNQWTGNDCSTKKIQVYSIFPSYTDGGEVIFYGWFTANSPISILIGSQTCTPTLVTTDQIKCNIGADGVKDISITQAGYTWFSPNSYEYVIRPTTPANCPTNCSNRGYCGAGRCVCDFGYWGDNCQLGNGYQ from the coding sequence atgaaaaaaactcttttaataattttaattttaatttctataatttttataaataattgtatTGCAGGAACATGTGGAAATGGCTGTTTAAATGGTGGTACCTGTAATTCAAATAACCAATGTACATGCACTAATCAATGGACTGGAAATGATTGCTCAACTAAAAAAATCCAAGTTTATTCAATTTTCCCATCATACACTGACGGTGGTGAAGTGATTTTCTATGGTTGGTTCACAGCAAATTCTCCAATTTCTATCTTAATTGGAAGTCAAACTTGTACTCCAACCCTTGTTACTACTGATCAAATTAAATGTAATATTGGTGCTGGTATGGTGTAAAGGATATTTCAATCACTCAAGCTGGTTATACTTGGTTTTCTCCAAACTCCTATGAATATGTTATTAGACCAACCACTCCTGCAAATTGTCCAACAAATTGCTCAAATAGAGGTTATTGTGGTGCTGGTCGTTGTGTTTGTGACTTTGGTTATTGGGGTGACAATTGTCAACTTGGAAATGGTTatcaataa